The following proteins are encoded in a genomic region of Oncorhynchus keta strain PuntledgeMale-10-30-2019 chromosome 35, Oket_V2, whole genome shotgun sequence:
- the LOC118402427 gene encoding N-acetyltransferase 8-like, whose protein sequence is MAGITIRRFEEDDKETVKEIFTMGMSEHVPSSFMHLLKQPLTQMILMVTFCALLASSKSVLLPVVGVTLLLAGAKQLVGYLFNSYIDTSLRKDLDHIQETYLENKDSGFWVAESDGRVVATVACLPAEREPGCMELKRLSVRRTHRGMGIAKALSRTVADFSRERGFPAVVLYTSVVQTDAQRLYENVGYTRVREFVIPEPIAKITNFTLIEYRLDLLQGGK, encoded by the coding sequence ATGGCTGGCATCACTATCCGAAGATTTGAGGAAGATGACAAGGAGACCGTGAAGGAGATCTTCACCATGGGGATGAGCGAGCACGTCCCTTCCTCCTTCATGCACCTCCTCAAACAGCCCCTGACCCAGATGATCCTGATGGTCACGTTCTGCGCCCTGCTGGCCAGCTCCAAGTCCGTCCTGCTGCCTGTAGTAGGGGTCACTCTCCTCCTGGCCGGGGCCAAGCAGCTGGTGGGCTACCTCTTCAACAGCTACATCGACACCTCCCTGAGGAAGGACCTCGACCACATCCAGGAGACCTACCTGGAGAACAAGGACTCGGGTTTCTGGGTGGCTGAGAGCGACGGCCGGGTGGTGGCAACGGTGGCCTGCCTGCCCGCGGAGAGGGAACCAGGCTGCATGGAGCTGAAGAGGTTGTCTGTACGTCGTACACACCGGGGGATGGGCATCGCCAAGGCCCTCAGCAGGACAGTGGCAGACTTCAGCAGGGAGAGGGGCTTCCCTGCGGTGGTCCTCTACACGTCTGTAGTGCAGACTGATGCACAGAGGCTGTATGAGAACGTGGGCTACACACGGGTCAGAGAGTTCGTCATCCCTGAGCCCATCGCCAAAATCACCAACTTTACCCTGATAGAGTACAGACTGGACTTACTGCAGGGGGGGAAATAG